A part of Toxotes jaculatrix isolate fToxJac2 chromosome 24, fToxJac2.pri, whole genome shotgun sequence genomic DNA contains:
- the LOC121177838 gene encoding mitogen-activated protein kinase kinase kinase kinase 4-like isoform X2, whose translation MANDSPAKSLVDIDLASLRDPAGIFELVEVVGNGTYGQVYKGRHVKTGQLAAIKVMDVTEDEEEEIKLEINMLKKYSHHRNIATYYGAFIKKSPPGHDDQLWLVMEFCGAGSITDLVKNTKGNQLKEDWIAYISREILRGLAHLHAHHVIHRDIKGQNVLLTENAEVKLVDFGVSAQLDRTVGRRNTFIGTPYWMAPEVIACDENPDATYDYRSDLWSCGITAIEMAEGAPPLCDMHPMRALFLIPRNPPPRLKSKKWSKKFFSFIESCLVKNYTQRPPTEQLLKHPFIRDQPNERQVRIQLKDHIDRTKKKRGEKDETEYEYSGSEEEEEDPPEQEGEPSSIVNVPGESTLRRDFIRLQQENKERSEALRRQQLLQEQQLREQEEYKRQLLAERQKRIEQQKEQRRRLEEQQRREREMRRQQEREQRRREQEEKRRIEEMDRRRKEEEERRRAEDEKRRNDREQEYIRRQLEEEQRHLEMLQEQLLREQAMLLEFKWRELEEQRKAERLHKRLQQEQAYLLLLQQESKQQPGDKTKVPSDHIKPPQTSTLPPDRALKATPQAQVLGSVVSVARGAHESSRALQTIPADSAKSQAAVPEHTDTTETSPGPSPSPPQTETPTDSKPPQAESSEPDRPAEPVSHPPQPIREADERYRKNIQGSPQIAPPPKQPPLPPRSSEPFSNGGSSSEASAMHRPMEPQVQWSHLAALKSSNSAAPSPPPPPVVSRSQSFSEPGGVTSSFAQLHLRSQDPHHHHHHHPSPARTDPQPQLPLHHPQAQSRAEHQASSEEVPPKVPVRTTSRSPVLSRRESPLPSQPGNQGGQRNAGGNVEQRPLWDRVEKLQPRPGSGSSSGSSNSSSQASPGDRFRPRCESPASSKSEGSPLQRPENVPKKQDEKNLARPTRPAGDVDLTALAKELRAVDDVRPPHKVTDYSSSSEESGTTDEEDDEEVDQEAGEESTSGAEDSRAGRVSNGETESANTMLVEDSESDQATTPSKDGTLVIRQSTVDIKHLVSLSSSSSSSSPSAGSGHGHGQPQPGHSLPEKNGFISRGHHLPDLIQQSHLSPSSSTTISSSSSSSSSFPSSSSHASPAMSPQNPLDKLTAIESQSESNSMSKHKSSSSFTPFIDPRLLQISPSSGSSLNNMAGIGHDGRLADPLRSDPSRKGSVVNVNPVNTRPPSDTPEIRKYKKRFNSEILCAALWGVNLLVGTESGLMLLDRSGQGKVYPLINRRRIQQMDVLEGLNVLVTISGKKNKLRVYYLSWLRNKILHNDPEVEKKQGWVNVGDLEGCVHYKVVKYERIKFLVLALKNSVEVYAWAPKPYHKFMAFKSFGDLVHKPLLVDLTVEEGQRLKVIYGSCSGFHAVDVDSGAVYDIYLPTHIQTSIQCHAIIILPNTDGIELLVCYEDEGVYVNTYGRITKDVVLQWGEMPTSVAYIRSNQIMGWGEKAIEIRSVETGHLDGVFMHKRAQRLKFLCERNDKVFFASVRPGGASQVYFMTLGRSSLMSW comes from the exons ATGGCGAACGACTCTCCAGCTAAAAGTCTAGTAGACATAGACTTGGCTTCATTGCGG gATCCAGCTGGGATATTTGAATTGGTGGAGGTAGTTGGAAATGGCACCTATGGACAAGTATACAAG GGGCGACACGTCAAGACGGGACAGCTGGCTGCCATCAAGGTCATGGACGTCACGGAG gatgaagaggaggaaattaAACTGGAGATCAATATGCTGAAGAAGTATTCCCACCACAGAAACATAGCCACGTACTATGGTGCTTTCATTAAGAAGAGCCCCCCAGGACACGATGACCAGCTATGG TTGGTGATGGAGTTCTGTGGAGCTGGTTCGATTACGGATCTGGTGAAGAACACCAAGGGGAACCAGCTTAAGGAAGACTGGATCGCCTACATCTCCAGAGAGATCCTCAGA GGTCTGGCCCACTTACATGCCCATCACGTCATCCACCGTGACATCAAGGGCCAGAACGTCTTGCTGACTGAGAACGCTGAAGTCAAACTGG TGGACTTTGGTGTGAGTGCTCAGCTGGATCGGACAGTGGGGAGGAGAAACACCTTCATTGGGACTCCGTACTGGATGGCCCCCGAGGTCATCGCGTGTGACGAGAACCCAGACGCTACGTACGATTACAGA AGTGATCTGTGGTCCTGTGGTATCACAGCTATTGAAATGGCTGAAGGAGCCCCAC ctctctgtgACATGCACCCCATGCGTGCGCTCTTCCTCATTCCGAGAAACCCTCCTCCTCGGCTCAAATCTAAAAAATG GTCCAAaaagtttttcagtttcattgaGAGCTGTCTGGTGAAGAACTACACGCAGCGCCCTCcgacagagcagctgctgaagcaCCCCTTCATCCGAGACCAGCCCAACGAGAGGCAAGTCCGTATACAGCTCAAAGACCACATCGACCGGAccaagaagaagaggggagagaaag ATGAGACAGAGTATGAGTACAGTGGCAgcgaagaggaggaagaggatcctccagagcaggagggagaacCCAG CTCCATTGTCAATGTGCCGGGCGAGTCAACTCTGCGCCGAGATTTCATCCGCCTGCAGCAGGAGAACAAGGAGCGGTCGGAGGCGCTTCGCcgccagcagctcctccaggaGCAGCAGCTCCGGGAGCAAGAGGAGTACAAGCGGCAGCTACTGGCCGAGAGGCAGAAACGCATTGAGCAgcagaaggagcagaggaggcggCTGGAAGAG CAACAGCGACGTGAACGGGAGATGAGGAGGCAGCAGGAGCGTGAGCAGCGCCGCCGTGAGCAAGAGGAGAAGAGGCGTATTGAAGAGATGGATCGTAGAcgtaaagaggaggaggaacgcCGGCGGGCCGAGGACGAGAAGAGAAGGAACGATCGCGAACAG GAGTACATCAGAcgtcagctggaggaggagcagagacatCTGGAGATGCTGCAGGAGCAGCTGCTCCGTGAACAGGCCATGCTGctg GAGTTCAAGTGGCGGGAGCTCGAGGAGCAGCGCAAGGCCGAGCGACTCCATAAGcggctgcagcaggagcaggcCTACCTGCTGTTGCTCCAGCAGGAATCCAAACAGCAGCCTGGCGACAAGACCAAAGTCCCCTCAGACCACATCAAACCTCCACAGACCTCAACCCTGCCCCCTGACAGAGCCCTTAAGGCAACCCCACAAGCTCAGGTCCTCGGCAGTGTTGTTTCTGTAGCGAGAGGCGCTCACGAGTCCTCCAGAGCCCTTCAGACGATCCCCGCAGACAGCGCTAAATCCCAGGCAGCAGTGCCAGAACACACTGACACTACTGAGACCTCCCCCggccccagccccagccccccTCAGACTGAAACCCCAACTGACTCCAAACCTCCCCAGGCAGAAAGTTCGGAGCCCGACAGGCCTGCCGAGCCCGTCAGTCATCCTCCTCAGCCTATCAGAGAG GCCGACGAGCGGTACCGTAAGAACATTCAGGGCTCCCCTCAGATCGCCCCTCCTCCCAAGCAGCCCCCTCTGCCTCCCCGCTCCTCCGAACCCTTCTCCAATGGTGGCTCCTCCTCCGAGGCCTCCGCCATGCACCGGCCCATGGAGCCTCAG GTCCAGTGGTCCCACCTGGCTGCTCTAAAAAGCAGCAACAGCGCcgccccctctcctcctcctccgcccgTGGTCTCTCGCTCCCAGTCCTTCAGCGAGCCCGGCGGCGTGACCTCTAGCTTTGCACAACTCCACCTGCGTTCCCAGGAcccccaccatcaccaccaccaccacccatcGCCCGCACGCACTGACCCCCAACCCCAactccccctccaccaccctcAGGCCCAGTCTAGGGCCGAACACCAGGCCAGCAGCGAGGAGGTGCCTCCTAAG GTACCAGTGAGGACGACATCCAGGTCTCCGGTACTGTCGCGTCGAGAGTCCCCTCTGCCGTCACAGCCCGGCAACCAGGGTGGACAGAGGAACGCTGGCGG TAATGTGGAGCAGCGCCCGCTGTGGGACCGGGTGGAGAAGCTGCAGCCTCGGCCAGGCAGTGGCAGCTCCTCCGGCTCTTCCAACTCCAGCTCCCAGGCCAGTCCTGGGGACCGCTTCAGGCCACGCTGTGAGTCCCCCG CTTCCTCCAAATCTGAAGGATCTCCTCTCCAGCGGCCTGAAAATGTTCCcaaaaaacaagatgaaaagaACCTGGCCAGGCCGACTCGACCGGCT GGTGATGTG GACCTGACCGCTCTGGCCAAGGAGCTCCGTGCCGTAGATGACGTGCGGCCTCCCCACAAGGTCACAGACTACTCCTCCTCAAGCGAGGAGTCTGGCACCACCGACGAGGAGGACGACGAGGAGGTGGACCAGGAGGCCGGAGAAGAGTCCACTTCAGGAGCCGAGGACTCCAGAGCCGG GAGGGTGAGTAACGGGGAGACGGAGTCCGCTAACACCATGCTGGTCGAAGACTCGGAGAGCGACCAAGCCACTACGCCCTCCAAGGACGGCACGCTGGTCATCAGACAg AGCACCGTTGACATAAAGCATTTGGTCAgtctctcatcctcctcctcctcctcctctccctcggCTGGCTCTGGTCATGGCCACGGCCAGCCCCAGCCCGGCCACAGCCTCCCAGAGAAAAATGGCTTTATCAGCCGTGGACACCACCTACCAGACCTTATCCAGCAGAGCCAtctctccccttcctcttccacaaccatctcttcctcctcctcctcctcttcctccttcccctcaTCATCTAGCCATGCCAGTCCTGCCATGTCCCCACAGAACCCTCTGGACAAGCTCACTGCCATAGAG TCCCAGTCAGAGAGCAACTCCATGTCCAAACACaagtcttcctcttctttcactCCCTTCATCGACCCACGCCTTCTCCAGATCTCTCCATCCAGCGGCAGCTCCCTCAACAACATGG CTGGAATTGGACATGACGGACGGCTGGCGGACCCGCTGAGGTCCGACCCCTCCCGGAAAGGCTCAGTGGTCAATGTCAACCCCGTCAACACGCGTCCGCCTAGCGACACGCCAGAGATACGCAAGTACAAGAAGAGGTTCAACTCTGAGATCCTGTGTGCTGCACTCTGGG GGGTCAACCTGCTGGTGGGGACGGAGAGCGGTCTGATGCTGCTGGACCGAAGCGGTCAGGGGAAGGTCTACCCGCTGATCAACCGACGGCGCATCCAACAGATGGACGTCCTGGAGGGACTCAATGTCCTGGTCACCATATCAG GTAAAAAGAACAAGCTGAGGGTGTATTACCTGTCGTGGCTCAGAAACAAGATTTTGCACAACGACCCTGAGGTGGAGAAGAAGCAGGGTTGGGTCAACGTGGGCGACCTGGAGGGCTGCGTCCACTACAAAGTCG TGAAGTATGAGAGGATTAAGTTCTTGGTGCTGGCCTTGAAGAATTCTGTGGAGGTGTATGCTTGGGCCCCCAAACCCTACCACAAATTCATGGCCTTTAAG TCTTTCGGTGACCTGGTGCACAAGCCTCTGCTGGTCGACCTGACGGTGGAGGAGGGTCAGAGGTTAAAGGTCATCTATGGCTCCTGCTCAGGCTTCCACGCTGTGGATGTGGACTCCGGTGCTGTCTACGACATCTACCTGCCCACACAT ATCCA
- the LOC121177838 gene encoding mitogen-activated protein kinase kinase kinase kinase 4-like isoform X5 produces MANDSPAKSLVDIDLASLRDPAGIFELVEVVGNGTYGQVYKGRHVKTGQLAAIKVMDVTEDEEEEIKLEINMLKKYSHHRNIATYYGAFIKKSPPGHDDQLWLVMEFCGAGSITDLVKNTKGNQLKEDWIAYISREILRGLAHLHAHHVIHRDIKGQNVLLTENAEVKLVDFGVSAQLDRTVGRRNTFIGTPYWMAPEVIACDENPDATYDYRSDLWSCGITAIEMAEGAPPLCDMHPMRALFLIPRNPPPRLKSKKWSKKFFSFIESCLVKNYTQRPPTEQLLKHPFIRDQPNERQVRIQLKDHIDRTKKKRGEKDETEYEYSGSEEEEEDPPEQEGEPSSIVNVPGESTLRRDFIRLQQENKERSEALRRQQLLQEQQLREQEEYKRQLLAERQKRIEQQKEQRRRLEEQQRREREMRRQQEREQRRREQEEKRRIEEMDRRRKEEEERRRAEDEKRRNDREQEYIRRQLEEEQRHLEMLQEQLLREQAMLLEFKWRELEEQRKAERLHKRLQQEQAYLLLLQQESKQQPGDKTKVPSDHIKPPQTSTLPPDRALKATPQAQVLGSVVSVARGAHESSRALQTIPADSAKSQAAVPEHTDTTETSPGPSPSPPQTETPTDSKPPQAESSEPDRPAEPVSHPPQPIREADERYRKNIQGSPQIAPPPKQPPLPPRSSEPFSNGGSSSEASAMHRPMEPQVQWSHLAALKSSNSAAPSPPPPPVVSRSQSFSEPGGVTSSFAQLHLRSQDPHHHHHHHPSPARTDPQPQLPLHHPQAQSRAEHQASSEEVPPKVPVRTTSRSPVLSRRESPLPSQPGNQGGQRNAGGNVEQRPLWDRVEKLQPRPGSGSSSGSSNSSSQASPGDRFRPRCESPASSKSEGSPLQRPENVPKKQDEKNLARPTRPAGDVDLTALAKELRAVDDVRPPHKVTDYSSSSEESGTTDEEDDEEVDQEAGEESTSGAEDSRAGYSHGFCRRVSNGETESANTMLVEDSESDQATTPSKDGTLVIRQSQSESNSMSKHKSSSSFTPFIDPRLLQISPSSGSSLNNMAGIGHDGRLADPLRSDPSRKGSVVNVNPVNTRPPSDTPEIRKYKKRFNSEILCAALWGVNLLVGTESGLMLLDRSGQGKVYPLINRRRIQQMDVLEGLNVLVTISGKKNKLRVYYLSWLRNKILHNDPEVEKKQGWVNVGDLEGCVHYKVVKYERIKFLVLALKNSVEVYAWAPKPYHKFMAFKSFGDLVHKPLLVDLTVEEGQRLKVIYGSCSGFHAVDVDSGAVYDIYLPTHIQTSIQCHAIIILPNTDGIELLVCYEDEGVYVNTYGRITKDVVLQWGEMPTSVAYIRSNQIMGWGEKAIEIRSVETGHLDGVFMHKRAQRLKFLCERNDKVFFASVRPGGASQVYFMTLGRSSLMSW; encoded by the exons ATGGCGAACGACTCTCCAGCTAAAAGTCTAGTAGACATAGACTTGGCTTCATTGCGG gATCCAGCTGGGATATTTGAATTGGTGGAGGTAGTTGGAAATGGCACCTATGGACAAGTATACAAG GGGCGACACGTCAAGACGGGACAGCTGGCTGCCATCAAGGTCATGGACGTCACGGAG gatgaagaggaggaaattaAACTGGAGATCAATATGCTGAAGAAGTATTCCCACCACAGAAACATAGCCACGTACTATGGTGCTTTCATTAAGAAGAGCCCCCCAGGACACGATGACCAGCTATGG TTGGTGATGGAGTTCTGTGGAGCTGGTTCGATTACGGATCTGGTGAAGAACACCAAGGGGAACCAGCTTAAGGAAGACTGGATCGCCTACATCTCCAGAGAGATCCTCAGA GGTCTGGCCCACTTACATGCCCATCACGTCATCCACCGTGACATCAAGGGCCAGAACGTCTTGCTGACTGAGAACGCTGAAGTCAAACTGG TGGACTTTGGTGTGAGTGCTCAGCTGGATCGGACAGTGGGGAGGAGAAACACCTTCATTGGGACTCCGTACTGGATGGCCCCCGAGGTCATCGCGTGTGACGAGAACCCAGACGCTACGTACGATTACAGA AGTGATCTGTGGTCCTGTGGTATCACAGCTATTGAAATGGCTGAAGGAGCCCCAC ctctctgtgACATGCACCCCATGCGTGCGCTCTTCCTCATTCCGAGAAACCCTCCTCCTCGGCTCAAATCTAAAAAATG GTCCAAaaagtttttcagtttcattgaGAGCTGTCTGGTGAAGAACTACACGCAGCGCCCTCcgacagagcagctgctgaagcaCCCCTTCATCCGAGACCAGCCCAACGAGAGGCAAGTCCGTATACAGCTCAAAGACCACATCGACCGGAccaagaagaagaggggagagaaag ATGAGACAGAGTATGAGTACAGTGGCAgcgaagaggaggaagaggatcctccagagcaggagggagaacCCAG CTCCATTGTCAATGTGCCGGGCGAGTCAACTCTGCGCCGAGATTTCATCCGCCTGCAGCAGGAGAACAAGGAGCGGTCGGAGGCGCTTCGCcgccagcagctcctccaggaGCAGCAGCTCCGGGAGCAAGAGGAGTACAAGCGGCAGCTACTGGCCGAGAGGCAGAAACGCATTGAGCAgcagaaggagcagaggaggcggCTGGAAGAG CAACAGCGACGTGAACGGGAGATGAGGAGGCAGCAGGAGCGTGAGCAGCGCCGCCGTGAGCAAGAGGAGAAGAGGCGTATTGAAGAGATGGATCGTAGAcgtaaagaggaggaggaacgcCGGCGGGCCGAGGACGAGAAGAGAAGGAACGATCGCGAACAG GAGTACATCAGAcgtcagctggaggaggagcagagacatCTGGAGATGCTGCAGGAGCAGCTGCTCCGTGAACAGGCCATGCTGctg GAGTTCAAGTGGCGGGAGCTCGAGGAGCAGCGCAAGGCCGAGCGACTCCATAAGcggctgcagcaggagcaggcCTACCTGCTGTTGCTCCAGCAGGAATCCAAACAGCAGCCTGGCGACAAGACCAAAGTCCCCTCAGACCACATCAAACCTCCACAGACCTCAACCCTGCCCCCTGACAGAGCCCTTAAGGCAACCCCACAAGCTCAGGTCCTCGGCAGTGTTGTTTCTGTAGCGAGAGGCGCTCACGAGTCCTCCAGAGCCCTTCAGACGATCCCCGCAGACAGCGCTAAATCCCAGGCAGCAGTGCCAGAACACACTGACACTACTGAGACCTCCCCCggccccagccccagccccccTCAGACTGAAACCCCAACTGACTCCAAACCTCCCCAGGCAGAAAGTTCGGAGCCCGACAGGCCTGCCGAGCCCGTCAGTCATCCTCCTCAGCCTATCAGAGAG GCCGACGAGCGGTACCGTAAGAACATTCAGGGCTCCCCTCAGATCGCCCCTCCTCCCAAGCAGCCCCCTCTGCCTCCCCGCTCCTCCGAACCCTTCTCCAATGGTGGCTCCTCCTCCGAGGCCTCCGCCATGCACCGGCCCATGGAGCCTCAG GTCCAGTGGTCCCACCTGGCTGCTCTAAAAAGCAGCAACAGCGCcgccccctctcctcctcctccgcccgTGGTCTCTCGCTCCCAGTCCTTCAGCGAGCCCGGCGGCGTGACCTCTAGCTTTGCACAACTCCACCTGCGTTCCCAGGAcccccaccatcaccaccaccaccacccatcGCCCGCACGCACTGACCCCCAACCCCAactccccctccaccaccctcAGGCCCAGTCTAGGGCCGAACACCAGGCCAGCAGCGAGGAGGTGCCTCCTAAG GTACCAGTGAGGACGACATCCAGGTCTCCGGTACTGTCGCGTCGAGAGTCCCCTCTGCCGTCACAGCCCGGCAACCAGGGTGGACAGAGGAACGCTGGCGG TAATGTGGAGCAGCGCCCGCTGTGGGACCGGGTGGAGAAGCTGCAGCCTCGGCCAGGCAGTGGCAGCTCCTCCGGCTCTTCCAACTCCAGCTCCCAGGCCAGTCCTGGGGACCGCTTCAGGCCACGCTGTGAGTCCCCCG CTTCCTCCAAATCTGAAGGATCTCCTCTCCAGCGGCCTGAAAATGTTCCcaaaaaacaagatgaaaagaACCTGGCCAGGCCGACTCGACCGGCT GGTGATGTG GACCTGACCGCTCTGGCCAAGGAGCTCCGTGCCGTAGATGACGTGCGGCCTCCCCACAAGGTCACAGACTACTCCTCCTCAAGCGAGGAGTCTGGCACCACCGACGAGGAGGACGACGAGGAGGTGGACCAGGAGGCCGGAGAAGAGTCCACTTCAGGAGCCGAGGACTCCAGAGCCGG ATATTCCCATGGCTTCTGCAGGAGGGTGAGTAACGGGGAGACGGAGTCCGCTAACACCATGCTGGTCGAAGACTCGGAGAGCGACCAAGCCACTACGCCCTCCAAGGACGGCACGCTGGTCATCAGACAg TCCCAGTCAGAGAGCAACTCCATGTCCAAACACaagtcttcctcttctttcactCCCTTCATCGACCCACGCCTTCTCCAGATCTCTCCATCCAGCGGCAGCTCCCTCAACAACATGG CTGGAATTGGACATGACGGACGGCTGGCGGACCCGCTGAGGTCCGACCCCTCCCGGAAAGGCTCAGTGGTCAATGTCAACCCCGTCAACACGCGTCCGCCTAGCGACACGCCAGAGATACGCAAGTACAAGAAGAGGTTCAACTCTGAGATCCTGTGTGCTGCACTCTGGG GGGTCAACCTGCTGGTGGGGACGGAGAGCGGTCTGATGCTGCTGGACCGAAGCGGTCAGGGGAAGGTCTACCCGCTGATCAACCGACGGCGCATCCAACAGATGGACGTCCTGGAGGGACTCAATGTCCTGGTCACCATATCAG GTAAAAAGAACAAGCTGAGGGTGTATTACCTGTCGTGGCTCAGAAACAAGATTTTGCACAACGACCCTGAGGTGGAGAAGAAGCAGGGTTGGGTCAACGTGGGCGACCTGGAGGGCTGCGTCCACTACAAAGTCG TGAAGTATGAGAGGATTAAGTTCTTGGTGCTGGCCTTGAAGAATTCTGTGGAGGTGTATGCTTGGGCCCCCAAACCCTACCACAAATTCATGGCCTTTAAG TCTTTCGGTGACCTGGTGCACAAGCCTCTGCTGGTCGACCTGACGGTGGAGGAGGGTCAGAGGTTAAAGGTCATCTATGGCTCCTGCTCAGGCTTCCACGCTGTGGATGTGGACTCCGGTGCTGTCTACGACATCTACCTGCCCACACAT ATCCA